The Salvelinus alpinus chromosome 29, SLU_Salpinus.1, whole genome shotgun sequence region CTGCAGCTTCCACGACCCCAGCCAaagcaaagtttgatactagaCTGAGATTTCATAACctttaaaaccatgaccagagaGAAACTGTCAAAgcatacagcaaagagctgcacTTTTTacgagtgagttcatgtttaagtttttaTTCAGCAGTCAACACTGTTTTACTTCAACACTATTGCAAAACATAAAACGCGCTTCTCCTTACTTCCAATTGCGCTGCCGCTGCAATGAATAAGTAGCCAAGTGTATCGATAGCGCTGCGTTTtcattattattagcagctcgtcgtgtctattttaatatagaggaatatttcactttctctggtcataggaaaatgttttatttgtgaATGAGGCAGATGCAAATGTAGTTGCagatgcggtgcgactcgagtttcgccatcaggtgcAAGACGGCGTAACCTCTCTCTGGTCAATctcaccacaggaatggaaggaCAGAGCAGGGACCATGAGAGGCGGACCCTCTGCTGCTCACTCCTTCCCTCCGCTGAGATTAATACTgtcttcaaaacaactgggaactcgcaTATCTCAGACTTCGGTGcgctcaagacaactgggaactctgaaaaaacgaGATTAAAATTAAATGGTAGCCATTGTTTCTCCTTTGTCTCTGtttggtgaaataaataaatatctgcACTTGCATATTTACAAAATGATACATTCTTGCTAGCAAAATAATACCAGATAGTTCCAACTCCTTACAGTGCCTCTGAGAACAGATTGAGCCTCTTCAGAGCATTGATCACAAGAGGGTACTCCATGATCAGGTGGAGCCAATACAAATAGGATGGTGCTTTGATGAAGAACTTGAAATGGGAATAATACAGATCCTGACAAATAAAACCAACAAAATGTTTACAGCAATACATATGGGCTAAAAAgacgttagctgacatgggctagttgatctggacatttctatAAATAGCTCTGTAAGGTATGCATTACAAGatgaactgatgatgcactacccaatttcgaaattgcaccttgtgcattctactattacaactttcaagagtaagtttctTTTGGGGGAGCGGGGAATCACTGCAATAGActaattacctttacatttctgcATCTGGCCATTGCCTGCCGAGGCACAGTAGCTAGGTTATAGCCACATACAGTACCTGCATATTGACCCTACCAATGTAGAAGTCCAACCAAGACAGCTGTCAAAAAGGGGCACACCGGTTTGTCATCAAATTAATGAATGCTCACTGACAGTCATAGGCTAAtaataattataaactgggtagttcgagccctgaatgctgatcggCTGACAGACGTGGTATTTCAGACCGTATACAACGTgcgtgacaaaacatttatttgtactgctctaattacgttggtaaacagtttataatagcaataaggcacctcgggtgtttgtggtatatcagaccgtatacaacgggtatgacaaaacatgtatttttactgctctaattacgttggtatatatggccaatataccacggttattaagggctgtgtccaggcacttcgCGTTGCGTCGTAGTTAGGCCTAGTTTATCTCTGATGAAAACAGACACGTCAACTCCCATCTTCTTTGGTTTGCAAAACTCAGTTGAGAGAAACACATTTCCGTGCCTGTCGTTTGTTGACATGACGGCCAAATTCAATGCAAATTCAATGCCTTTACCCTTTCCACCATTCCGGATGACTTCGGTTGATTGTAACAATTACTCATCGTCCCTTTCAGAACTAAAATTGGGCCTGATCGACAGAACTGAGAGTCTTCAGGTTCAGACTCCGATAATGCCTCAAAAAATTACATAATTGCCAGAGATACCAGCTAGGCAACTCGTTTCAGTATTTTCAACCGGTTATTTTCTTTGTCAAACTTCGAAGTAATGAGCTAACGTTAGTTTGCTAACTAGCAAGCATTTGTTGTGACACTCAACTTCAGAGGACGCGCCGCAATTTATTTAGTAACCATGGAAACCCAGTATCAGGACGGTTTTACTGCACCATTGTTATAGTAATTCATATAAAAAACAACAATATACGTTTTTTTATACTGtataaaatattttcttaaaaaaaaaaagttgtcggTTTTCAATCATGCTTGAGCTCGAGCATGTATCTGATGCTCACGACCGTTACCAACAAACGAACGCCCCAAGGTTCCATTTTAACCGATTACGCGCCAAACACATCACAACAAATATGATTTAGGGTACTTTCTAACTGATTGCTTGAAGTTTATATTAACATAATACACTTATTATACAATTTAACAATTATTGCAACTATACAGACAGTACATAGTTGATTATTCTTTCACACAGAAATAGGGCTAATTATCATTGTATTAAACAGATAATATTACACAGGGATAAATGTTCTCCGTCTTTATAGTTTATAGTTCATAGTTTCCTATACTACAACGACCGAGAAGGTTATACTGAAGAATATTTAGATCTCATGATATTGAAAGTTTCAAATTATGtcattttcccccaaagtgtcaTTCTGTTGTTCACTTCAAAACCTTTTTGTCTGTGACCATTCAGTTCTTCGGTAGTGCCCTGTGATCAGGTAGATGTACAATGATTGTGTAGACCTAGGGGTGAACTCACTGGGCATACTAAGATAGTGTATTCAGTCCAGTCACTAGTGGCATTCTGACTTCCATGGCTCATTGCCTCAGTTGGCAGCATTGGGGGGCCCCTCAGGTATAAGAGACATGAAGAACGTGACAATAAATGACCAAGTTGTATTGAGGAAGCCAACATGGGGAATACCATTGGGATCCTCTGGTCCTTCCTCTCCACTGTCCGCATCATCATCCATCACCCGCTCCTGTGTAGGTCAAACAACACAAACTGTAAAACTGGATAGATTTTTTCCCCCCGTCTTACAATTGTAATCATTCACCATAGCAATGCCATATTACGTTACCAGACAAGCATTACATAAATCATGCATCACTGCTATTGCAAATTAAATTACTGTATCATTCCAGGGGTTCTGTCCTGacattcaaaagcacttaaactAAAGGTAAAAGGTCAGAGGTTGCAGATGACCTACCGTCTCTTGGAGGTCATGATGAAGGTCAGCCTCCATCTCGTCCTGGTGGGGCCCGTCCCCAGGGTTCTGAGGTTCGTTCTCCAGGTTAAAGGGGAACCACTCTGCTTGGTGCCTAACGAAAACACAGAGAAACAGCCAATAACAAACCCTGTGATACATAATAGGTGACCATTTCACAACACATTTGTTGGGTCAAAGAGCCAAGAAAGGTATAGGGTTAAAATAAGGAAAGAAAGGTATAGGGTTAAAATAAAGTATTCAGAACTCACTTTCCATTTACACAATTTGTacaaatacactgagtatactaaacattaggaacacctttgctaatattgagttgcaccccctttttcccctcagaacagcctcaattcattgggaaatggactctacaagatgttgaaaacgttccacagggaggctggcccatgttgactccaatgcttctcacagttgtgtcgaattgtctggatgtcctttgtgtggtggaacattcttgatacacactggaaactgttgagggtgaaaaacccagcagcgttgcagttccccGTTTAAATACCCCGTTTAAAGGCACtcacattttttgtcttgcccattcaccctcagaatggcacacacacaatccatgccacaattatctcaaggcttaaaaatcagtCTCCTCCCCTTGCTCTACactgtttgaagtggatttattttattaaactaagtcagttaagaacaaattcttatttacaatgacggcctaccccgggcgaAACCcacacgacgctgggccaattgtgcgccgccctatgggactcccaatcacggccggatgtgatgcagcctggattagaaccagggactgcagtgacgcctcttgcactgagatgcagtgccttagaccgctgcgccactcgggagcccatttaacaggtaacatcaataaggatcatagctttcatttgGTCAGTCGGTCATGGAAAGATCCTGGTCCCAGAGCTGTATAGCTATCTCTTTGGatattggcaagacagcacataCATCGAGTTCTGGGGCCAGTCTAGTATGTCACCGCTAAAAGGGACAGACAGCATTAATTTCAGAGGGTGCATGGGAATACTCACAGGTATAGCAGCAACATGGCACCAATCACCATGACGAAGCGGCTAAAGGATGAGTAAAAGTAGACTATGCTGAGCAAGATGGCGGCGCGTGACACAGTGTACACCCAGTCCAGCCAATCACAGTTCTGATCCTCCTCGTTCAGCAGCGCCTCCGCTCCCTGGGCATTCAACTGGATGTTGGGGTCGCCATGGCGCTCCTCCGGGGGAGGCGGGTTCAGAGGATCTGATTGGCCAGGCTGGGCCAAGAGCAGGTCAGGCCTGAGATGGTGAGACGAGGCAGCCAACATCTGACtgaagggcgagggagagagacagagagagagaaaggagagagaaatgaaTGTATAGAATCTGGATTAGTAGTTAGTTTTCCATCTAATTGTTGACAGATTTCATGCGAATATTATAAAATCCACATAAAAACAATATTTGTGCATGAAGGCGTTTCCACCGCAATTTATCGCACTATTAATTTTcacgacacaaaaagatcccatgtCGAACAAACATTTTCTGTCGACAATTATGAAATTGTACCGATACTTCCTCGTTCCGTCAGCATGGTCGTGACTTTTTTCCATGCGCCAGATAATTCGTCCACCTGAGAACCTGGTTAGTTTTATATAGAGAACATGTGAAAGTGAGATAATTGTGATTGAATCTCAGTGATTCCATGACACAGCATGGGTAATTGAGCATATTGTCACACAGTTATTGGGAGACAGCAGACTTACTAGTGCATGTAGTATTGCCGGGCGTACACCTGCTGCCACCACAGCAGCGTCATGGGATTGTACTGTATGCCAGGGTAGGCTGGCATGTTGGTGGGAGGGCCTTGCTGTGGCGGGAATTGGTTCCACATGTAGCTGCAAGGTAAGTACACAGCTGCGGGGTAAGGGATTTGGGCATTACCAGTAGACAACAAGCGCATtaacacataaaaacacacaaaaatcTATTATGAAGTGAGACCTCTCAACAGTAGTTCACCTCTTGGCCAATCATAACGTGTCCAGAACTAACCGTGTTGGTGTATAAGGACTTACCCTTGCATAAAGGCAGGGTGTGCTGCATGGTTAGGGGCTGGGCCTGTCCGATGTCTCAGCCCGTCAAAGCTCTCTTCAGAGGAGGTTGATTGACTCTGGGAGGGGACACTGGGGCTCTGACCCATCTGAGAAAACAGACAAATACGTTTGGATTATTTTACTTCTCTAACTCCacttttttaatttaatttatttcacctttatttaaccaggtaggccagttgagaacaagttctcatttacaactgcgacctggccaagataaagcaaagcagtgcgacaaaaacaacaccgagttacacatgggataaacaaaagtacagtcaataacacaatagaaacatctgtatacagtgtgtgcaaaatgaagtaaggaggtaaggcaataaataggccaatagtgattacaatttagcaatttacactggagtgatatgtgaagttgaggatgtgcaagtagaaaatactggtgtgcaaaagagtagaaaaacaaaaacaaatatggggatgaggtagatagttggttggatgggctatttacagatggactgtgtacagctgaagcgatcggtaagctgctctgacagctgacgcttaaagttagtgagggagataagtctccagcttcagtaatttttgcaattcgttccagtcattggcagcagagaactgaaaggaaaggcggccaaaggaggtgttggctttggggatgaccagtgaaatatacctgctggagcgcgtgctacggatgggtgttgctatggtgaccagtgagctgagataaggcggagctttacctagcaaagacttaaagatgacctggagccagtgggtttggcaacgaatatgtagcgaggaccagccaacgagagcatacaggtcacagtggtgggtagtatatggggctttggtgaccaaacggatggcactgtgatagactgcatccaatttgctgagtagagtgttggaggatattttgtaaatgacatcgccgaagtcaagaatcggtaggataatcagttttacgagggtatgtttggctgcatgagtgaaggaggctttgttgcgaaataggaagccgattctagatttaatttggattggagatgcttaatgtgagtctggaaggagagtttacagtctaaccagacacctaggtatttgcagttgtccacatattctaagtcagaaccatccagagtagtgatgctatagTCGGGCGGGcgacaatcggttgaagagcatgcatttcgtttgactagcatttaagagcagttggaggccaaggaaggagtgttgtattgtgttgaagctcgtttggaggtttgttaacacagtttcCAGCGAAggtccagatgtatacagaatggtgtcgtctgcttagaggtggatcaaagaatcacccgcagcaagagcgacatcattgatatatacagagaaaagagtcggcccgagaattgaaccctgtggcacccccatagagactgcaagaggtccttacaacaggccctccgatttgacacactgaactctatctgagaagtagttggtgaaccaggcgaggcagtcattagagaaaccaaggttgttgagtctgccgttaagaatacagtgattgacagagtcgaaagccttggccaggtcgatgaagacggctgcacagtactgtcttttatcgatggcggttatgatatcgtttaggaccttgagcgtggctgaggtgcaaccatgaccagctcggaaaccagattgcatagcggaaaaggtacggtgggatccgaaatggtcggtgatctgtttgttcacttggctttcgaagactttagaaaggcagggcaggatggatataggtctgtaacagtttgggtctagagtgtctccccttttgaAGACAGGGATGAtcgcggccgctttccaatctttaagaatctcagacgatatgaaagagagattgaacagattagtaataggggttgcaacaatggcggcggataattttatgaagagagggtccagattgtctagccaagCTGATTTGTAGGAATCCAAAGTAGAAGTCCTAaccggcttgccaaaactatagtttgttaacaagaaagttgtggagtggttgaaaaactagttttaatgactccaacctaagtgtatgtaaacttccaacttcaactgtatgtatgtacagtggggagaacaagtatttgatacactgccgattttgcaggttttcctacttacaaagcatgtagaggtctgtaatttttatcataggtacacttcaactgtgagagacggaatgtaaaacaaaaatccagaaaatcacattgtatgatttttaagtaattaatttgcattttattgcatgacataagtatttgatcacctaccaaccagtaagaattccgtctctcacagacctgttagtttttctttaagaagccctcctgttctccactcattacctgtattaactgcaccagtttgaactcgttacctgtataaaagacacctgtccacacactcaatccaacagactccaacctctctacaatggccaagaccagagagctgtgtaaggacatcagggatacaattgtagacctgcacaaggctgggatgtgctacaggacaataggcaagcagcttggtgagaaggcaacaactgttggcgcaattattagaaaatggaagaagttcaagatgacggtcaatcaccctcggtctggggctccatgcaagatctcacctcgtggggcatcaatgatcatgaggaaggtgagggatgagcccagaactacacggcaggacctggtcaatgacctgaagagagctgg contains the following coding sequences:
- the LOC139558806 gene encoding homocysteine-responsive endoplasmic reticulum-resident ubiquitin-like domain member 2 protein isoform X2, producing the protein MDQGVADSPAIIVIKAPNQKYDDQTINCFLNWTVDQLKTHISHVYPSKPSSKDQRLVYSGKLLLDHLTLKDVLRKDEYHMVHLVCASRTPPGSPKVLRSHSNKATGVPSTSSTMGQSPSVPSQSQSTSSEESFDGLRHRTGPAPNHAAHPAFMQGYMWNQFPPQQGPPTNMPAYPGIQYNPMTLLWWQQVYARQYYMHYQMLAASSHHLRPDLLLAQPGQSDPLNPPPPEERHGDPNIQLNAQGAEALLNEEDQNCDWLDWVYTVSRAAILLSIVYFYSSFSRFVMVIGAMLLLYLHQAEWFPFNLENEPQNPGDGPHQDEMEADLHHDLQETERVMDDDADSGEEGPEDPNGIPHVGFLNTTWSFIVTFFMSLIPEGPPNAAN
- the LOC139558806 gene encoding homocysteine-responsive endoplasmic reticulum-resident ubiquitin-like domain member 2 protein isoform X1; this encodes MDQGVADSPAIIVIKAPNQKYDDQTINCFLNWTVDQLKTHISHVYPSKPSSKDQRLVYSGKLLLDHLTLKDVLRKQDEYHMVHLVCASRTPPGSPKVLRSHSNKATGVPSTSSTMGQSPSVPSQSQSTSSEESFDGLRHRTGPAPNHAAHPAFMQGYMWNQFPPQQGPPTNMPAYPGIQYNPMTLLWWQQVYARQYYMHYQMLAASSHHLRPDLLLAQPGQSDPLNPPPPEERHGDPNIQLNAQGAEALLNEEDQNCDWLDWVYTVSRAAILLSIVYFYSSFSRFVMVIGAMLLLYLHQAEWFPFNLENEPQNPGDGPHQDEMEADLHHDLQETERVMDDDADSGEEGPEDPNGIPHVGFLNTTWSFIVTFFMSLIPEGPPNAAN